The following are encoded together in the Strongyloides ratti genome assembly S_ratti_ED321, chromosome : 2 genome:
- a CDS encoding Ricin B lectin domain and Glycosyltransferase 2-like domain and Galactosyltransferase, C-terminal domain-containing protein: MWNNLSFNLKIACEHTLPTFCYNIFHTSCGDGLLRENVFLLFNTEIPEVKKSVDEIENLHVVLNKSKVVRGNRNLVQLEEARNSIVESQLNSLLAGLRFDNDGPGQGGSAVEIPSELKEKEKEMFKENQFNLLASNMMSINRTLPDYRSAKCIERAKTFSRLTLREVSIVIVFHNEAFSTLLRTLHSIINRSNLNLIKEIILIDDMSVKDFLKKPLDAYLKRLPVETHLVHLQERSGLIKARLVGAKMAKASILLFLDAHVECTEGWLEPLIARVSEDRRRIVAPIIDVISDSNFDYLTASADVWGGFNWNMNFRWYPVPERENIRKNYDESAPIETPTIAGGLFAIDRQFFYDIGAYDPLFKIWGGENLEISFRAWMCGGSLEIDVCSRVGHVFRATTPYTFPGGTANIIYRNAGRTADVWMDDYKEFFYKMVPSAQNVDRGDLTDRKKLRKDLHCKSFRWYLENIYPEAPIPYDYISLGAIKNLGTNNCIDTKGNKKSGNPGLITCHNLGGNQLWSFCERGKLANDDSCLVHPSIINFDKQVKIDRCTVSKIPNDNEVFKYNKELKLIVHVKTGDCLKADNEKIIFAPCNQADIYQKWDVGGYKE, encoded by the exons atgtggAATAAtctatcttttaatttaaaaattgcaTGTGAACATACTCTTCCAACTTTTT GTTACAATATATTTCACACGT catGTGGGGACGGTTTGCTAAGAGAAA atgtttttttattatttaatacagAAATACCTGAAGTAAAAAAATCAGTTGATGAGATTGAAAATTTACATGTTGTGTTAAATAAATCTAAAGTTGTAAGAGGAAATAGAAATTTAGTACAATTAGAAGAAGCTAGAAATTCAATAGTTGAGAGTCaattaaattcattattaGCAGGATTACGATTTGATAATGATGGTCCTGGACAGGGTGGATCCGCTGTTGAAATACCATCAGAATTGaaggaaaaagaaaaagaaatgtttAAAGAAAATCAATTTAATTTGTTAGCATCAAATATGATGTCTATTAATAGGACATTACCTGATTATAGATCTGCAAAATGTATAGAAAGAGCAAAAACATTTTCTCGTTTAACCTTGAGAGAAGTTTCAATTGTTATTGTTTTTCATAATGAAGCTTTCAGTACATTGTTAAGAACTTTACATTCAATTATTAATAGATCAAATTTAAAtcttataaaagaaattattctTATTGATGATATGAGTGttaaag attttctaaaaaaaccATTAGATGCTTATCTTAAAAGATTACCTGTTGAAACACATCTTGTTCATCTACAAGAAAGAAGTGGATTAATTAAAGCTAGATTAGTTGGAGCTAAAATGGCAAAAGcatctattttattatttttagatgcTCATGTTGAATGTACTGAAGGATGGTTGGAACCATTAATTGCCAGAGTTTCAGAAGATAGAAGAAGAATCGTTGCCCCTATAATTGATGTTATTTCTGATAGTAATTTTGATTATCTTACAGCTTCTGCTGATGTTTGGGGTGGTTTCAATTGGAATATGAATTTTAGATGGTATCCTGTACCAGAAAGAGAAAATATTCGAAAAAATTATGATGAATCTGCACCAATTGAAACTCCAACAATTGCGGGTGGTTTATTTGCTATTGATAggcaatttttttatgatatcgGAGCTTATGATcctctttttaaaatatgggGTGGtgaaaatttagaaatatcATTTAGAGCCTGGATGTGTGGAGGATCATTag aaattgaTGTTTGTAGCAGGGTTGGACATGTCTTCAGAGCTACAACACCATATACTTTTCCTGGAGGTACtgcaaatattatttatagaaatgCTGGTAGAACGGCAGATGTTTGGATGGATGattataaagaatttttctataaaatggTCCCAAGTGCCCAAAATGTTGATAGGGGTGATCTTACAGACAGAAAAAAACTTAGAAAAGATTTACATTGCAAATCATTTAGATGGTAtcttgaaaatatatatcctGAAGCACCTATTCCATATGATTATATATCATTAGGtgctattaaaaatttaggaACAAATAATTGTATAGATACAAAaggtaataaaaaatctGGAAATCCTGGTTTGATTACTTGTCATAACCTTGGTGGTAATCAACTTTGGTCTTTTTGTGAAAGAGGCAAACTTGCAAATGATGATAGTTGTTTGGTACATCCaagtattataaattttgataaacaaGTTAAAATTGATCGATGTACAGTTTCAAAAATTCCAAATGACAACGAAGTCTTCAAATAcaataaagaattaaaacTTATTGTGCATGTAAAAACTGGTGATTGTTTAAAAGctgataatgaaaaaattatatttgcaCCATGCAATCAAGCTgatatatatcaaaaatggGATGTTGGAGgttataaagaataa
- a CDS encoding Acyl carrier protein, mitochondrial — translation MLRRTILSASRITSIAIRSTSVFQPALKFTPSKESIQKRWSQVESPGPFKPPKQLTFKEVEERVLKAIKTWDRFPQDRINKLSLDAKFEEDLGFDSLDHVEIMMALEDEFGFEIQQEVSEKLKSPRDIFNLICEREDVYN, via the exons ATGTTACGTAGAACCATTTTGTCAGCTTCGAGAATAACTAGTATAGCCATCAGAAGTACATCTGTTTTCCAACCAGCATTAAAGTTTACTCCATCAAAAGAAAGTATTCAAAAAAGATGGTCACAAGTTGAATCTCCTGGACCATTTAAGCCTCCAAAACAACTTACATTTAAAGAA gTTGAAGAACGTGTATTAAAAGCTATAAAGACATGGGATAGATTCCCACAAGATcgtataaataaattatcattggATGCCAAATTTGAAGAAGATCTTGGCTTTGACTCTCTTGATCATGTCGAAATTATGATGGCACTTGAAGATGAATTTGGATTTGAAATTCAACAAGAAGTTTCTGAAAAACTTAAATCTCCAagagatatttttaatttaatttgtgAACGTGAAGACGTTTATAATTGA
- a CDS encoding 60S ribosomal protein L36 — MVQSAAVEGLAIGLEKGVRVTKNARKMRQNRKRGAATKKTKVVRELVREITGFAPYERRMMELLRVSRDKKAFKFTKARVGTHLRAKKKRDEIQNIMNQMRKQHK; from the exons ATGGTTCAATCAGCTGCTGTTGAAGGTTTGGCCATAGGTCTTGAAAAAGGTGTCCGTGTCACCAAAAATGCACGTAAAATGAGACAAAACCGTAAACGCGGTGCTGCCACCAAAAAAACCAAGGTCGTTCGTGAACTTGTTCGTGAAATTACAGGATTTGCACCATATGAACGTCGTATGATGGAATTGCTTCGTGTCTC tcGTGATAAGAAAGCTTTTAAATTCACAAAGGCCCGTGTTGGAACTCATCTCCGCGCCAAGAAGAAGCGTGATGAAATCCAAAACATCATGAACCAAATGAGAAAACAAcacaaataa
- a CDS encoding Etoposide-induced protein 2.4 homolog: protein MAINFFRVFVWDFLEGVKCSVKGFFVIRELDRVTHIEPKTKEKKEIKTVLSERRRVEAEKKDVVSPKKPSDEVPVNNMPIWQRILKIISYNLLSVFVITIIQYICEIFKSAEANGSVLAIILTVIIHLIGYVPIIFTRILSILWHSDVSNTALRYRGVTSSDSSPFSVKAADFIFTIVFELIFNIQTVFLKYFPCPVVINNILIFIHSSLLNSLYSFEYYWMALGWNTQRRIATIENSWPYFVGFGAILAFASTFSESTVINGCIFASLFPFFIISGYLNNFTPARREIPSIPIFKFSFFIADKLSYRIFGSLKRAMFK, encoded by the exons ATGgccataaatttttttcgaGTTTTTGTTTGGGATTTTTTAGAAGGTGTTAAATGTTCAGTAAAAGGTTTTTTT gTAATAAGAGAACTAGATAGAGTTACTCATATTGAACcaaaaacaaaagaaaaaaaagaaataaaaacaGTATTAAGTGAAAGACGTCGGGTAGAAGCTGAAAAAAAAGACGTCGTCAGCCCAAAAAAGCCATCCGACGAAGTACCTGTAAATAATATGCCAATATGGCAAAG AATTCTTAAGATCATATCTTATAATTTACTATCTGTATTTGTCATCACCATAATTCAATATATCTGTGAGATATTTAAATCAGCTGAAGCTAATGGATCTGTATTGGCAATTATTTTAACTGTcattatacatttaattgGTTATGTTCCAATTATATTTACACGTATTTTAAGTATTTTATGGCATTCTGATGTTTCAAATACTGCGTTGAGGTATAGAGGTGTTACATCTTCTGATTCCTCACCATTTTCTGTCAAAGCAGCTgactttatttttacaattgtATTTGAACTTATTTTCAACATTCAAACAGTTTTCCTCAAGTATTTTCCATGTCCTgttgttataaataatattttgattttcatTCATTCATCTTTACTTAACTCTTTGTATAGTTTTGAATATTATTGGATGGCTTTGGGTTGGAATACACAGCGTCGAATTGCAACAATTGAAAATTCTTGGCCTTATTTTGTTGGATTTGGAGCAATTTTGGCATTTGCTTCAACATTTTCTGAAAGCACAGTTATAAATGGTTGTATTTTTGCTTCtctttttccattttttatcatttcagggtatttaaataactttacaCCTGCTAGGAGAGAAATACCTAGTATTcccatttttaaattttcctTTTTTATTGCAGACAAACTTTCATATCGTATTTTCGGTTCTTTAAAACGTGCtatgtttaaataa
- a CDS encoding 40S ribosomal protein S14 produces MSNRKGKVREEQPVISLGPQVREGEIVFGVAHIYASFNDTFVHVTDLSGKETVIKVTGGMKVKADRDESSPYAAMLAAQDVSERCKMVGINALHIKLRATGGTKTKTPGPGAQSALRALARSGMKIGRIEDVTPIPSDCTRRKGGRRGRRL; encoded by the exons atgtctAACCGTAAAGGCAAAGTTCGTGAGGAGCAACCAGTTATTAGCTTAGGACCACAAGTTCGTGAAGGAGAAATTGTTTTTGGTGTTGCACACATCTATGCATCATTCAATGATACATTTGTTCATGTTACTGATCTTTCAg gaAAAGAAACTGTTATTAAAGTTACCGGAGGTATGAAGGTTAAAGCTGATCGTGATGAATCATCTCCATATGCTGCTATGCTTGCTGCTCAAGATGTTTCTGAACGTTGTAAGATGGTTGGAATAAATGCTCTTCATATTAAGCTTCGTGCTACAGGAGGAACAAAAACTAAAACACCAGGACCAGGAGCTCAATCTGCTCTTCGTGCATTGGCACGTTCTGGTATGAAAATCGGACGTATTGAAGATGTCACTCCAATTCCATCTGATTGTACTAGAAGAAAAGGTGGTCGCCGTGGACGTcgtctttaa
- a CDS encoding NADH dehydrogenase [ubiquinone] complex I, assembly factor 7, producing MVVLFRSLKQLRRFTTQTLCLNKNVDTKNENLLEKFIKDKIKVSGPITVYEYMQTAASSASGYYNKFNNDDGDFITAPELCQIFGETIAIWIYSELMYTGWKKDWQIVECGPGSGKLMSDVLQSLRRFDSLKNLSIHLLEVSNSLSEIQEKTLCGSVTKVVNDKSYYRHNKTFDGIDIYWYKLIDDIPENFSVFFCNEFLDALPIHQFIRNDAKKFKEIYINLNEQNKLVFMESKAGNIHTEGMIPNYIKERDSIKKYEISPDAGTFITQITQRIINYGGFGILIDYGHNGERQSFSLRGYKNHKEVEDLLKNPGEYDITADVNFEYLRKLVEKDALVFGPITQKDFILRLGGAMRVKMLLRALGNDEKKQKQLFDAFNILVGQEDEKMGLKFKAMSIFPKTLKGILDKRGGYPLAFKN from the exons atGGTGGTCCTTTTTCGTtcattaaaacaattaagaCGTTTTACAACACAAACtctttgtttaaataaaaatgttgatacaaaaaatgaaaatcttttagaaaaatttattaaagataaaattaaagtttcAGGACCAATAACTGTTTATGAGTATATGCAAACAGCAGCTAGTAGCGCTTCAggatattataataaatttaacaatgatgat GGGGATTTTATAACAGCTCCTGAATTATGTCAAATATTTGGAGAAACAATAGCTATTTGGATTTATTCAGAATTAATGTATACTGGATGGAAAAAAGATTGGCAAATTGTAGAGTGTGGACCAGGATCTGGAAAATTAATGAGTGATGTTTTACAGTCACTTAGAAGATTTGATTCATTGAAAAATTTGTCTATTCACTTACTTGAGGTTTCTAATTCTTTATCAGAAATTCAAGAAAAGACTCTTTGTGGATCAGTAACTAAAGTAGTAAATGACAAATCTTATTATAGACATAACAAAACTTTTGATGGTATTGATATTTATTGGTACAAACTTATTGACGATATTCCTGAAAATTTTTCAGTTTTTTTCTGTAATGAATTTTTAGATGCACTACCAATTCACCAATTTATAAGAAACGATgccaaaaaatttaaagaaatttatataaatcttaatgaacaaaataaattagtttTTATGGAAAGTAAAGCTGGAAATATTCATACGGAGGGAATGATTCCTAATTATATCAAAGAACGtgattcaattaaaaaatatgaaatttcTCCTGATGCAGGAACATTTATAACACAAATTACACAAAG aataattaattatgGTGGTTTTGGAATTTTAATTGACTATGGTCATAATGGAGAAAGACAATCGTTTTCATTACGTGGATACAAAAATCATAAAGAAGTTGAAGATTTACTAAAGAATCCAGGAGAATATGATATTACAGCAGATGTAAACTTTGAGTATCTTAGAAAACTTGTCGAAAAAGATGCTTTGGTTTTTGGTCCTATAACACAAAAAGACTTCATTCTTCGTTTAGGTGGTGCAATGAGAGTTAAAATGTTACTACGCGCACTAGGAAATGATGAAAAGaaacaaaaacaattatttgatgcttttaatattttggtAGGCCAAGAAGATGAAAAAATGggtttaaaatttaaagcaATGAGTATATTTCCTAAAACATTAAAAGGAATTTTAGACAAAAGAGGTGGTTATCCTTTAgcctttaaaaattaa
- a CDS encoding Pre-mRNA-splicing factor RBM22: MAYRAAGNYNIRNQTDSGEFPIICETCLGPNPYGRMMKNKNSSECKVCTRVFTSFRWLPGRGARYKSTEICQLCARLKNVCQTCLLDLQYGLPVQVRDQILQVNDNAPKDGANREFYLQQQERNLELTDGTTPGGVYGQILDDGKNTVLTKLARTQPYYDRNKSHVCSFFVKGECKRGDECPYRHEMPKDPDNPLSQQNIKDRYYGQNDPVASKLLNKANALPKLIPPEDITITTLYIGSLVDVDEDDLRDNFYQYGEITNVTVLPEKKCGFVTFATRSAAEKAAAATFNNLIINDKRLSVKWGKPQTQKANCTSTINLAPDLPAMF; encoded by the exons atggCTTATCGTGCTGCAggaaattataatataagaaaTCAAACTGATTCTGGA GAATTTCCAATTATTTGTGAAACATGCTTAGGACCAAATCCATATGGAAGAATG atgaaaaataaaaattcttcgGAATGTAAAGTTTGTACACGTGTTTTTACATCATTTCGATGGCTTCCTGGTCGTGGTGCTAGATATAAAAGTACTGAAATTTGCCAATTATGTGCTCGATTAAAGAACGTATGTCAAACATGTCTTCTTGATCTTCAATATGGTCTTCCTGTACAAGTTCGTGATCAAATTCTTCAGGTCAATGATAATGCACCAAAAGACGGTGCTAACAGAGAATTTTATCTTCAACAGCAGGAAAGAAATCTAGAACTTACCGATGGAACAACACCTGGTGGTGTTTATGGACAAATTCTTGATGATGGTAAAAATACAGTTTTAACAAAACTAGCAAGAACACAACCGTATTACGATCGTAATAAGTCACATGTCTGttcattttttgttaaaggTGAATGTAAAAGAGGTGATGAATGCCCGTATCGTCATGAGATGCCTAAAGATCCAGATAATCCACTATctcaacaaaatattaaagaccGATATTATGGACAAAATGATCCTGTGGCGTCTAAGTTGTTAAATAAGGCTAATGCTTTACCAAAATTGATACCACCAGAAGATATAACTATAACAACTTTATATATTGGTAGTTTAGTTGATGTAGATGAAGATGATCTCAGAGATAATTTCTATCAATATGGAGAAATTACGAATGTAACAGTTTTACCAGAAAAGAAATGTGGTTTTGTCACATTTGCTACGAGAAGTGCTGCAGAGAAGGCAGCTGCAGCAacatttaacaatttaattattaatgacAAAAGGCTTTCTGTTAAATGGGGAAAACCTCAAACACAAAAAGCAAACTGTACCAGTACAATTAATCTTGCTCCTGATTTACCAgcaatgttttaa
- a CDS encoding Translation elongation factor EFG, V domain and Elongation factor, GTP-binding domain and Translation elongation factor EFTu/EF1A, domain 2 and Small GTP-binding protein domain and Translation elongation factor EFG/EF2, domain IV and Translation protein, beta-barrel domain and Elongation factor G, III-V domain and Ribosomal protein S5 domain 2-type fold, subgroup and Ribosomal protein S5 domain 2-type fold and P-loop containing nucleoside triphosphate hydrolase domain-containing protein: MDDDLYDEFGNYIGPELDSDDDDDNNERINNQESDHSDSDNDNEGNNMEDDAQLIGSSAVVLHEDKKYYPSAIEVYGEDVEVLVEEEDAQPLTEPIVKPVGQRKFKTEEYNLPNTIFKKEFLVDMMDFPELMRNVAIAGNLHHGKTTFMDCLIEQTHPDFIRGDDKDTRFTDTLYIEQQRGLSIKSMPMSLIMETSRQKSYLLNIIDTPGHMNFSDEVTAAFRVADGVVIVIDAHEGVMMNTERLLKHAVLEKLPITICINKIDRFILELKLHPNDAYLKLRFILDQVNTILQTFSDDENCQVMCPLLNNVIFASSRYNICFSTLTFSQIYAKTAKVNAEEFSKRLWGDIYMDPKTRKFVKKMPYPDCPRTFVQFILDPIYKIFSQVIGDVDTALPDMMAELSIHLTKKEQKMNIRPLISLICRRFFGDFTAFVDLVVKNFKSPLKNGIVKREVYYTGPGETIISNAIDKCDAKGPLVVNTVKNYTTTDAINFHVFGRIFSGTLRLGQSVRILGERYSIQDEEDSRIMTVGKLYICMGRYNIEVSSAPAGNWVLIEGIDEPIMKTSTIMDVNIKDELYIFKPLKFNTKSVVKLAIEPINPSELPKMLDSLRKVNKSFPLLTTRVEESGEHVLLGTGELYMDCVMHDMRKVYWEIDIKVADPVVPFCETVIETSSMKCFAETPNKRNKLTMFCEALEEGISDDIEKEEVNIEWNKKKLGKFFENKYNWDILASRSIWAFGPDNNGPNILCDDTLPSEVDKDLLGCVKESIVQGFQWATREGPLCEEPIRNVKFKIMDAEIAKESLYRGGGQMIPTARRVAYSAFLMSTPRLMEPYYLVEVIAPGDCIPAVYDVLNKRRGHVTKDSPLPGSPLYLLNAYIPVIDSFGFETDLRTHTQGQSFCMSTFNHWQIVPGDPLDKSIVIKPLEPLPAPSLAREFMIKTRRRKGLSEDVSVVKFFDDPMLLELAKNPDILKSYAGDFHVQ, encoded by the exons atggATGATGATTTATATGACGAATTTGGAAATTATATTGGACCAGAACTAGATTCTGATGACGATGATGATAACAATGAAAGAATAAACAATCAAGAGTCAGACCACTCCGATTCAGat aatgaCAATGAAGGTAACAATATGGAAGATGATGCACAATTAATTGGTTCAAGTGCAGTTGTTCTTcatgaagataaaaaatactatCCATCAGCTATTGAGGTATATGGTGAAGATGTTGAAGTTTTGGTTGAGGAAGAAGATGCACAACCATTGACGGAACCGATTGTAAAACCTGTTGGTCAAAGGAAATTTAAAACAGAAGAGTATAACTTACcaaatactatttttaaaaaagaatttcttGTTGATATGATGGATTTTCCAGAATTAATGAGAAATGTAGCTATAGCTGGTAACTTACATCATGGAAAAACAACATTTATGGATTGTTTGATTGAACAAACACATCCAGATTTTATTAGAGGAGATGACAAAGATACCAGATTTACGGATACATTATATATTGAACAACAAAGAGGTTTATCTATAAAATCAATGCCAATGTCGTTGATAATGGAAACATCAAGACAAAAAagttatcttttaaatattattgatacTCCTGGACATATGAATTTTAGTGATGAAGTTACGGCTGCTTTTCGTGTTGCAGATGGTGTTGTAATAGTTATTGATGCTCATGAGGGTGTAATGATGAATACAGAAAGACTTTTAAAACATGCAGTATTAGAGAAATTACCTATTACAATATGTATTAACAAAATTGACCGTTTTATACTagaattaaaattacatCCAAATGATGCTTATCTTAAACTACGTTTTATTTTGGATCAGGTTAATACTATTCTTCAAACATTTTCAGATGATGAAAATTGTCAAGTAATGTGTCccttattaaataatgtaatttttgCAAGTTCTCGATACAATATTTGTTTCTCCACACTTACATTTTCTCAAATTTATGCAAAGACAGCTAAAGTGAATGCAGAAGAGTTTAGCAAACGACTATGGGGTGATATTTATATGGATCCAAAAACAAGGAAATTTGTGAAGAAGATGCCATATCCAGATTGTCCAAGAACATTtgttcaatttattttagatccaatttataaaatattttcccAAGTTATTGGTGATGTTGATACAGCTCTTCCTGATATGATGGCTGAATTATCAATTCATCTAACTAAAAAAGAGCAGAAGATGAATATAAGAccattaatttcattaatatgTAGAAGATTCTTTGGTGATTTTACAGCATTTGTTGATTtagttgttaaaaattttaaatctcCATTGAAAAATGGTATTGTAAAAAGAGAAGTTTATTATACAGGTCCAGGTGAAACAATTATTAGTAATGCTATAGATAAATGCGATGCTAAAGGTCCATTAGTAGTAAATacagttaaaaattatacaactACTGATGCTATTAATTTCCATGTTTTTGGAAGAATTTTCAGTGGAACATTAAGATTAGGACAAAGTGTTAGAATTCTTGGAGAACGTTATAGTATTCAAGATGAAGAAGATTCAAGGATAATGACTGTtggaaaattatatatttgtatggGTCGATATAATATTGAAGTTTCCAGTGCTCCGGCAGGAAATTGGGTGCTTATTGAAGGAATTGATGAACCTATAATGAAAACATCAACAATTATGGATGTCAATATTAAAGATgaattgtatatatttaaaccattaaaatttaataccaAAAGTGTCGTGAAATTAGCAATTGAACCTATTAATCCATCAGAACTTCCAAAGATGTTGGATTCACTTCGAAAAGTTAATAAATCATTCCCATTACTTACCACAAGAGTTGAAGAATCTGGAGAACATGTACTTTTAGGGACAGGAGAATTATATATGGATTGTGTAATGCATGATATGAGGAAGGTTTACTGGgaaattgatataaaagtTGCTGATCCTGTTGTTCCATTTTGTGAAACAGTCATTGAAACATCATCAATGAAATGTTTTGCAGAGACACccaataaaagaaataaattaacaatgTTTTGTGAAGCTTTAGAAGAAGGTATTTCTGATGATATAGAGAAAGAAGAAGTAAACATTGAATGGAATAAAAAGAAGCTAGggaaattttttgaaaataagtATAACTGGGATATTTTAGCTTCCAGGTCAATTTGGGCTTTTGGACCTGATAATAATGGTCCAAATATTTTGTGTGATGATACATTGCCATCAGAAGTAGACAAAGATTTGTTAGGGTGTGTAAAAGAAAGTATTGTTCAAGGTTTTCAATGGGCAACAAGAGAAGGGCCATTATGTGAAGAGCCAATAAGgaatgttaaatttaaaatcatgGATGCAGAAATTGCTAAAGAATCACTTTACAGAGGTGGTGGACAAATGATTCCAACTGCACGTCGTGTGGCATATTCTGCATTTTTAATGTCAACTCCAAGATTAATGGAACCATATTATTTGGTTGAAGTTATAGCACCTGGAGATTGTATTCCTGCTGTTTAtgatgttttaaataaacgtAGAGGTCATGTAACTAAAGATTCACCATTGCCTGGATCacctttatatttattaaatgcaTACATTCCTGTAATTGATTCTTTTGGATTCGAAACAGATTTAAGGACACATACACAAGGACAATCTTTTTGTATGTCAACATTTAATCATTGGCAAATAGTTCCTGGTGATCCTTTGGATAAATCTATTGTTATTAAACCCTTAGAACCTTTACCAGCTCCATCTTTGGCTCGTGAGTTTATGATAAAAACTCGAAGAAGAAAAGGTCTTAGTGAGGATGTATCAGTTGTTAAGTTCTTTGATGATCCTATGCTTTTAGAGTTGGCGAAAAACCCTGATATCTTAAAAAGTTATGCTGGAGATTTTCATGTacagtaa